Proteins found in one Populus alba chromosome 14, ASM523922v2, whole genome shotgun sequence genomic segment:
- the LOC118035209 gene encoding triacylglycerol lipase 2 isoform X5, with protein sequence MATQILGILFCVSAAAAAAGTKVYSFNSQNSTSVSSLNAKDGICKSVVEPLGYACQEHTVTTKDGYILSLQRMPSGLSGQAADKPPVLLQHGLIVDGVTWLMSLPDESLAFILADNGYDVWISNGRGTRFSRGHASIDPYDSAYWDWTWDELAAYDLPATFQYVHDQTGQNLHYVGHSQGTLIALAAFSQGKLLNMLRSAVLLCPVAYLNHLTSPFARGVVDLFVPEDLYWLGQHEFSLRGPVVNKLLEDICIMPGIDCSDLLTAITVVRTGTIAMYDYGNENDNMDHYGQPTPLVYNMTSIPNDLPLFLGYGGKDYLSDVRDVQVLLDNLKDHDGDKLVVQYTDEYAHADFILGVNANQIVYDPAIAFFKIN encoded by the exons ATGGCCACTCAAATTCTAGGGATCCTATTCTGTGTATCGGCAGCTGCGGCCGCTGCAGGAACAAAGGTTTATTCCTTCAATAGTCAGAATAGCACATCTGTGTCATCCTTGAATGCCAAGGATGGTATTTGCAAATCGGTGGTGGAGCCACTAGGCTACGCCTGCCAAGAACATACG GTAACAACAAAAGATGGTTATATTCTTAGCCTTCAGAGAATGCCTTCTGGGTTGTCCGGTCAGGCAGCAGACAAGCCGCCGGTTCTGCTACAACATGGGCTAATTGTG GATGGTGTAACGTGGCTGATGAGtcttcccgatgaatctttagcATTCATATTGGCGGATAATGGCTATGATGTGTGGATTTCCAACGGTCGGGGGACTAGATTTAGCCGGGGCCATGCATCAATCGATCCCTATGATTCG GCTTATTGGGATTGGACCTGGGATGAGTTAGCTGCCTATGATCTTCCGGCTACATTTCAGTACGTGCATGACCAGACAGGGCAGAACCTTCACTATGTTGGGCATTCCCAG GGAACTTTGATTGCTTTGGCTGCCTTTTCTCAAGGAAAGTTGTTGAACATGTTAAGATCGGCTGTTTTGCTCTGTCCAGTAGCTTATCTTAACCATTTGACATCACCGTTTGCAAGAGGTGTTGTCGATTTATTTGTACCTGAG GACTTGTACTGGTTAGGACAACATGAATTTTCTCTTCGTGG GCCGGTTGTGAACAAGCTTCTGGAAGATATCTGCATTATGCCTGGGATCGACTGCTCTGACTTATTAACAGCTATAACTG TGGTTAGGACGGGAACGATAGCAATGTATGATTATGGTAATGAAAATGACAACATGGATCATTACGGGCAACCTACTCCTCTAGTGTATAACATGACCAGCATCCCTAATGACCTTCCTCTTTTTCTCGGCTATGGAGGGAAGGACTATCTCTCTGATGTGAGGGATGTACAAGTTCTACTAGACAACCTCAAAGATCATGATGGCGACAAGCTGGTGGTACAATACACCGATGAATATGCTCATGCAGATTTTATTTTAGGCGTGAATGCTAATCAGATTGTCTATGATCCTGCAATAGCCTTCTTTAAGATCAACTGA
- the LOC118035209 gene encoding triacylglycerol lipase 2 isoform X4, producing the protein MATQILGILFCVSAAAAAAGTKVYSFNSQNSTSVSSLNAKDGICKSVVEPLGYACQEHTVTTKDGYILSLQRMPSGLSGQAADKPPVLLQHGLIVDGVTWLMSLPDESLAFILADNGYDVWISNGRGTRFSRGHASIDPYDSAYWDWTWDELAAYDLPATFQYVHDQTGQNLHYVGHSQGTLIALAAFSQGKLLNMLRSAVLLCPVAYLNHLTSPFARGVVDLFVPEDLYWLGQHEFSLLNRPVVNKLLEDICIMPGIDCSDLLTAITVVRTGTIAMYDYGNENDNMDHYGQPTPLVYNMTSIPNDLPLFLGYGGKDYLSDVRDVQVLLDNLKDHDGDKLVVQYTDEYAHADFILGVNANQIVYDPAIAFFKIN; encoded by the exons ATGGCCACTCAAATTCTAGGGATCCTATTCTGTGTATCGGCAGCTGCGGCCGCTGCAGGAACAAAGGTTTATTCCTTCAATAGTCAGAATAGCACATCTGTGTCATCCTTGAATGCCAAGGATGGTATTTGCAAATCGGTGGTGGAGCCACTAGGCTACGCCTGCCAAGAACATACG GTAACAACAAAAGATGGTTATATTCTTAGCCTTCAGAGAATGCCTTCTGGGTTGTCCGGTCAGGCAGCAGACAAGCCGCCGGTTCTGCTACAACATGGGCTAATTGTG GATGGTGTAACGTGGCTGATGAGtcttcccgatgaatctttagcATTCATATTGGCGGATAATGGCTATGATGTGTGGATTTCCAACGGTCGGGGGACTAGATTTAGCCGGGGCCATGCATCAATCGATCCCTATGATTCG GCTTATTGGGATTGGACCTGGGATGAGTTAGCTGCCTATGATCTTCCGGCTACATTTCAGTACGTGCATGACCAGACAGGGCAGAACCTTCACTATGTTGGGCATTCCCAG GGAACTTTGATTGCTTTGGCTGCCTTTTCTCAAGGAAAGTTGTTGAACATGTTAAGATCGGCTGTTTTGCTCTGTCCAGTAGCTTATCTTAACCATTTGACATCACCGTTTGCAAGAGGTGTTGTCGATTTATTTGTACCTGAG GACTTGTACTGGTTAGGACAACATGAATTTTCTCTTC TGAACAGGCCGGTTGTGAACAAGCTTCTGGAAGATATCTGCATTATGCCTGGGATCGACTGCTCTGACTTATTAACAGCTATAACTG TGGTTAGGACGGGAACGATAGCAATGTATGATTATGGTAATGAAAATGACAACATGGATCATTACGGGCAACCTACTCCTCTAGTGTATAACATGACCAGCATCCCTAATGACCTTCCTCTTTTTCTCGGCTATGGAGGGAAGGACTATCTCTCTGATGTGAGGGATGTACAAGTTCTACTAGACAACCTCAAAGATCATGATGGCGACAAGCTGGTGGTACAATACACCGATGAATATGCTCATGCAGATTTTATTTTAGGCGTGAATGCTAATCAGATTGTCTATGATCCTGCAATAGCCTTCTTTAAGATCAACTGA
- the LOC118035209 gene encoding triacylglycerol lipase 2 isoform X3, whose protein sequence is MATQILGILFCVSAAAAAAGTKVYSFNSQNSTSVSSLNAKDGICKSVVEPLGYACQEHTVTTKDGYILSLQRMPSGLSGQAADKPPVLLQHGLIVDGVTWLMSLPDESLAFILADNGYDVWISNGRGTRFSRGHASIDPYDSAYWDWTWDELAAYDLPATFQYVHDQTGQNLHYVGHSQGTLIALAAFSQGKLLNMLRSAVLLCPVAYLNHLTSPFARGVVDLFVPEDLYWLGQHEFSLRGPVVNKLLEDICIMPGIDCSDLLTAITGPNCCLNSSRTKIFLDQSTATKNIIHLAQMVRTGTIAMYDYGNENDNMDHYGQPTPLVYNMTSIPNDLPLFLGYGGKDYLSDVRDVQVLLDNLKDHDGDKLVVQYTDEYAHADFILGVNANQIVYDPAIAFFKIN, encoded by the exons ATGGCCACTCAAATTCTAGGGATCCTATTCTGTGTATCGGCAGCTGCGGCCGCTGCAGGAACAAAGGTTTATTCCTTCAATAGTCAGAATAGCACATCTGTGTCATCCTTGAATGCCAAGGATGGTATTTGCAAATCGGTGGTGGAGCCACTAGGCTACGCCTGCCAAGAACATACG GTAACAACAAAAGATGGTTATATTCTTAGCCTTCAGAGAATGCCTTCTGGGTTGTCCGGTCAGGCAGCAGACAAGCCGCCGGTTCTGCTACAACATGGGCTAATTGTG GATGGTGTAACGTGGCTGATGAGtcttcccgatgaatctttagcATTCATATTGGCGGATAATGGCTATGATGTGTGGATTTCCAACGGTCGGGGGACTAGATTTAGCCGGGGCCATGCATCAATCGATCCCTATGATTCG GCTTATTGGGATTGGACCTGGGATGAGTTAGCTGCCTATGATCTTCCGGCTACATTTCAGTACGTGCATGACCAGACAGGGCAGAACCTTCACTATGTTGGGCATTCCCAG GGAACTTTGATTGCTTTGGCTGCCTTTTCTCAAGGAAAGTTGTTGAACATGTTAAGATCGGCTGTTTTGCTCTGTCCAGTAGCTTATCTTAACCATTTGACATCACCGTTTGCAAGAGGTGTTGTCGATTTATTTGTACCTGAG GACTTGTACTGGTTAGGACAACATGAATTTTCTCTTCGTGG GCCGGTTGTGAACAAGCTTCTGGAAGATATCTGCATTATGCCTGGGATCGACTGCTCTGACTTATTAACAGCTATAACTG GCCCGAATTGCTGCCTCAATTCATCTAGgacaaaaatatttcttgatCAATCAACAGCAACCAAGAACATAATCCACCTGGCACAGA TGGTTAGGACGGGAACGATAGCAATGTATGATTATGGTAATGAAAATGACAACATGGATCATTACGGGCAACCTACTCCTCTAGTGTATAACATGACCAGCATCCCTAATGACCTTCCTCTTTTTCTCGGCTATGGAGGGAAGGACTATCTCTCTGATGTGAGGGATGTACAAGTTCTACTAGACAACCTCAAAGATCATGATGGCGACAAGCTGGTGGTACAATACACCGATGAATATGCTCATGCAGATTTTATTTTAGGCGTGAATGCTAATCAGATTGTCTATGATCCTGCAATAGCCTTCTTTAAGATCAACTGA
- the LOC118035209 gene encoding triacylglycerol lipase 2 isoform X1, protein MATQILGILFCVSAAAAAAGTKVYSFNSQNSTSVSSLNAKDGICKSVVEPLGYACQEHTVTTKDGYILSLQRMPSGLSGQAADKPPVLLQHGLIVDGVTWLMSLPDESLAFILADNGYDVWISNGRGTRFSRGHASIDPYDSVLLSLYIFLHYVTLNLFFFNNRTFYLVSWQAYWDWTWDELAAYDLPATFQYVHDQTGQNLHYVGHSQGTLIALAAFSQGKLLNMLRSAVLLCPVAYLNHLTSPFARGVVDLFVPEDLYWLGQHEFSLRGPVVNKLLEDICIMPGIDCSDLLTAITGPNCCLNSSRTKIFLDQSTATKNIIHLAQMVRTGTIAMYDYGNENDNMDHYGQPTPLVYNMTSIPNDLPLFLGYGGKDYLSDVRDVQVLLDNLKDHDGDKLVVQYTDEYAHADFILGVNANQIVYDPAIAFFKIN, encoded by the exons ATGGCCACTCAAATTCTAGGGATCCTATTCTGTGTATCGGCAGCTGCGGCCGCTGCAGGAACAAAGGTTTATTCCTTCAATAGTCAGAATAGCACATCTGTGTCATCCTTGAATGCCAAGGATGGTATTTGCAAATCGGTGGTGGAGCCACTAGGCTACGCCTGCCAAGAACATACG GTAACAACAAAAGATGGTTATATTCTTAGCCTTCAGAGAATGCCTTCTGGGTTGTCCGGTCAGGCAGCAGACAAGCCGCCGGTTCTGCTACAACATGGGCTAATTGTG GATGGTGTAACGTGGCTGATGAGtcttcccgatgaatctttagcATTCATATTGGCGGATAATGGCTATGATGTGTGGATTTCCAACGGTCGGGGGACTAGATTTAGCCGGGGCCATGCATCAATCGATCCCTATGATTCGGTACTTCTGAGTCTATATATTTTCCTTCATTATGTGaccttgaatctttttttttttaacaatcgaACATTTTATCTTGTTTCATGGCAGGCTTATTGGGATTGGACCTGGGATGAGTTAGCTGCCTATGATCTTCCGGCTACATTTCAGTACGTGCATGACCAGACAGGGCAGAACCTTCACTATGTTGGGCATTCCCAG GGAACTTTGATTGCTTTGGCTGCCTTTTCTCAAGGAAAGTTGTTGAACATGTTAAGATCGGCTGTTTTGCTCTGTCCAGTAGCTTATCTTAACCATTTGACATCACCGTTTGCAAGAGGTGTTGTCGATTTATTTGTACCTGAG GACTTGTACTGGTTAGGACAACATGAATTTTCTCTTCGTGG GCCGGTTGTGAACAAGCTTCTGGAAGATATCTGCATTATGCCTGGGATCGACTGCTCTGACTTATTAACAGCTATAACTG GCCCGAATTGCTGCCTCAATTCATCTAGgacaaaaatatttcttgatCAATCAACAGCAACCAAGAACATAATCCACCTGGCACAGA TGGTTAGGACGGGAACGATAGCAATGTATGATTATGGTAATGAAAATGACAACATGGATCATTACGGGCAACCTACTCCTCTAGTGTATAACATGACCAGCATCCCTAATGACCTTCCTCTTTTTCTCGGCTATGGAGGGAAGGACTATCTCTCTGATGTGAGGGATGTACAAGTTCTACTAGACAACCTCAAAGATCATGATGGCGACAAGCTGGTGGTACAATACACCGATGAATATGCTCATGCAGATTTTATTTTAGGCGTGAATGCTAATCAGATTGTCTATGATCCTGCAATAGCCTTCTTTAAGATCAACTGA
- the LOC118035209 gene encoding triacylglycerol lipase 2 isoform X2, translating to MATQILGILFCVSAAAAAAGTKVYSFNSQNSTSVSSLNAKDGICKSVVEPLGYACQEHTVTTKDGYILSLQRMPSGLSGQAADKPPVLLQHGLIVDGVTWLMSLPDESLAFILADNGYDVWISNGRGTRFSRGHASIDPYDSAYWDWTWDELAAYDLPATFQYVHDQTGQNLHYVGHSQGTLIALAAFSQGKLLNMLRSAVLLCPVAYLNHLTSPFARGVVDLFVPEDLYWLGQHEFSLLNRPVVNKLLEDICIMPGIDCSDLLTAITGPNCCLNSSRTKIFLDQSTATKNIIHLAQMVRTGTIAMYDYGNENDNMDHYGQPTPLVYNMTSIPNDLPLFLGYGGKDYLSDVRDVQVLLDNLKDHDGDKLVVQYTDEYAHADFILGVNANQIVYDPAIAFFKIN from the exons ATGGCCACTCAAATTCTAGGGATCCTATTCTGTGTATCGGCAGCTGCGGCCGCTGCAGGAACAAAGGTTTATTCCTTCAATAGTCAGAATAGCACATCTGTGTCATCCTTGAATGCCAAGGATGGTATTTGCAAATCGGTGGTGGAGCCACTAGGCTACGCCTGCCAAGAACATACG GTAACAACAAAAGATGGTTATATTCTTAGCCTTCAGAGAATGCCTTCTGGGTTGTCCGGTCAGGCAGCAGACAAGCCGCCGGTTCTGCTACAACATGGGCTAATTGTG GATGGTGTAACGTGGCTGATGAGtcttcccgatgaatctttagcATTCATATTGGCGGATAATGGCTATGATGTGTGGATTTCCAACGGTCGGGGGACTAGATTTAGCCGGGGCCATGCATCAATCGATCCCTATGATTCG GCTTATTGGGATTGGACCTGGGATGAGTTAGCTGCCTATGATCTTCCGGCTACATTTCAGTACGTGCATGACCAGACAGGGCAGAACCTTCACTATGTTGGGCATTCCCAG GGAACTTTGATTGCTTTGGCTGCCTTTTCTCAAGGAAAGTTGTTGAACATGTTAAGATCGGCTGTTTTGCTCTGTCCAGTAGCTTATCTTAACCATTTGACATCACCGTTTGCAAGAGGTGTTGTCGATTTATTTGTACCTGAG GACTTGTACTGGTTAGGACAACATGAATTTTCTCTTC TGAACAGGCCGGTTGTGAACAAGCTTCTGGAAGATATCTGCATTATGCCTGGGATCGACTGCTCTGACTTATTAACAGCTATAACTG GCCCGAATTGCTGCCTCAATTCATCTAGgacaaaaatatttcttgatCAATCAACAGCAACCAAGAACATAATCCACCTGGCACAGA TGGTTAGGACGGGAACGATAGCAATGTATGATTATGGTAATGAAAATGACAACATGGATCATTACGGGCAACCTACTCCTCTAGTGTATAACATGACCAGCATCCCTAATGACCTTCCTCTTTTTCTCGGCTATGGAGGGAAGGACTATCTCTCTGATGTGAGGGATGTACAAGTTCTACTAGACAACCTCAAAGATCATGATGGCGACAAGCTGGTGGTACAATACACCGATGAATATGCTCATGCAGATTTTATTTTAGGCGTGAATGCTAATCAGATTGTCTATGATCCTGCAATAGCCTTCTTTAAGATCAACTGA
- the LOC118035128 gene encoding protein disulfide isomerase-like 2-3: protein MRKQSELLLALSILFFQSNLFCYALYGPSSPVLQLNPSNFKSKVLNSNGVVLVEFFAPWCGHCKALTPTWEKAASVLKGVATVAALDADAHQSLAQEYGIKGFPTIKVFVPGNPPVDYQGARDVKPIAEFALKQIKALLKDRLNGKSTGGSSEKSETSLSVELNSRNFDELVLKSKELWIVEFFAPWCGHCKKLAPEWKKAANNLQGKVKLGHVDCDSEKSLMSRFNVQGFPTILVFGADKDTPLPYEGARTASAIESFALEQLESNVAPPEVTELTGPDVMEEKCGSAAICFVAFLPDILDSKAEGRNKYLEQLLSVAEKFKRSPYSYVWAAAGKQQDLENRVGVGGYGYPALVALNAKKGAYAPLKSAFELEHIIEFVKEAGRGGKGNLPLNGNPEIVKTEPWDGKDGEIIEEDEFSLEELMGEDAGSKDEL, encoded by the exons ATGAGAAAGCAGTCAGAATTGCTATTAGCTCTTTCAATCCTCTTCTTTCAATCTAATCTTTTCTGCTATGCGCTATATGGGCCTTCATCTCCTGtactccaattaaatccttccAACTTCAAGTCCAAG GTATTGAACTCAAATGGAGTGGTTCTTGTAGAGTTCTTTGCACCATGGTGTGGGCACTGTAAAGCTCTCACTCCAACTTGGGAGAAGGCAGCTTCTGTTCTGAAAGGTGTTGCAACCGTGGCAGCACTTGATGCTGATGCCCACCAGTCTCTTGCTCAG GAATATGGGATTAAGGGTTTTCCGACTATTAAAGTGTTTGTACCTGGGAATCCTCCAGTAGATTATCAAGGGGCTAGGGATGTGAAACCCATTGCAGAATTTGCACTTAAGCAG ataaaagcacttttaaaggATCGTTTGAATGGAAAGTCAACTGGAGGATCAAGTGAGAAATCTGAAACTAGTCTATCTGTAGAATTGAATTCCCGCAATTTTGATGAGCTGGTACTCAAAAGTAAAGAGCTGTGGATTGTCGAGTTTTTTGCACCTTG GTGTGGTCACTGCAAGAAACTGGCTCCTGAGTGGAAGAAGGCTGCCAATAACTTGCAAGGGAAGGTGAAGCTGGGTCATGTTGACTGTGATTCTGAGAAG TCTCTGATGAGCAGGTTCAATGTACAAGGATTCCCCACCATCTTGGTGTTTGGTGCCGATAAAGATACTCCTTTACCATATGAGGGTGCTAGAACTGCCTCAGCCATTGAATCATTTGCTTTGGAGCAGCTGGAATCAAATGTTGCACCACCTGAAGTGACTGAGCTGACCGGCCCA GATGTGATGGAAGAGAAGTGTGGTTCAGCAGCCATCTGTTTCGTTGCTTTCTTGCCCGACATTTTGGACTCCAAGGCAGAAGGAAGGAACAAGTACCTTGAGCAGTTGTTATCTGTTGCTGAGAAGTTTAAAAGGAGCCCTTACAG CTATGTCTGGGCAGCTGCTGGTAAGCAGCAAGATCTTGAAAATCGGGTAGGTGTTGGTGGATATGGATATCCAGCTCTGGTAGCCTTGAATGCGAAGAAAGGAGCGTATGCCCCACTCAAAAGTGCATTTGAACTTGAACATATTAT AGAGTTTGTCAAGGAAGCCGGGCGTGGTGGGAAGGGAAATTTACCTTTGAATGGCAATCCAGAAATAGTGAAGACTGAGCCATGGGATGGTAAAGATGGAGAGATCATTGAAGAGGATGAGTTTTCCCTTGAAGAATTAATGGGAGAAGATGCTGGAAGCAAGGATGAATTATAA